In one Armatimonadota bacterium genomic region, the following are encoded:
- the rpsF gene encoding 30S ribosomal protein S6: MDQRNYEAFYIIPGNLTDAEVQEVADHFKEVVEKNGGTVESAGKWEKRKLAYELNGHRDGNYVLMKFAATAQVPNELNRLMRINDTVIRHRIDRLA; the protein is encoded by the coding sequence ATGGATCAACGGAATTACGAAGCCTTCTACATCATCCCCGGCAACCTGACCGACGCCGAAGTGCAAGAGGTCGCCGACCACTTCAAGGAAGTCGTCGAAAAGAACGGCGGCACCGTCGAATCGGCCGGAAAATGGGAAAAGCGGAAGCTTGCCTATGAGCTCAACGGGCACCGCGACGGCAACTATGTGCTGATGAAATTCGCCGCCACCGCCCAAGTGCCAAACGAGCTTAACCGCCTCATGCGGATCAACGACACCGTTATCCGGCACCGCATTGACCGGTTGGCCTAA
- a CDS encoding single-stranded DNA-binding protein codes for MSVNSVVLIGRLTRDPEVRTTQTGKQVANFSIAVQRRFKGNDGVDVDFFNVSTWGNSADFVANYLGKGRLVAVEGRLQSRKYTTQDGAQREVVEIVAENVQGLDRPRDDQGYEGGGGGGQRQQSAAPADDEFDPFAD; via the coding sequence ATGAGCGTCAACAGCGTCGTCCTGATCGGCCGGCTGACCCGCGACCCCGAGGTCCGGACCACCCAAACCGGCAAACAGGTCGCCAACTTCAGCATCGCCGTCCAGCGTCGCTTCAAAGGCAACGACGGCGTGGATGTCGATTTCTTCAACGTTTCCACTTGGGGCAACTCGGCCGACTTTGTTGCTAACTACTTGGGCAAGGGCCGGCTAGTCGCCGTTGAAGGGCGATTGCAGTCCCGGAAATACACGACCCAAGATGGAGCTCAAAGGGAAGTCGTTGAAATCGTGGCCGAAAACGTCCAGGGTCTGGATCGGCCCCGTGACGACCAAGGCTATGAAGGTGGGGGCGGAGGCGGCCAACGGCAGCAATCCGCTGCCCCCGCCGATGATGAGTTCGACCCCTTTGCCGACTGA
- a CDS encoding bifunctional phosphoglucose/phosphomannose isomerase, whose product MPDLDDLGFLTRHDPMDMAGLTLGFADQCARAVQIAQDAPLPKAFATPDHALVTGLGGSAAGGDLLAALFVEQGKIPLFVNRDYTVPHFVGTGSLVFVCSYSGNTEETISAYLDARKKGASIIAVTSGGKIGEMAQADGFPTVTVPGGQPPRTAMGFMLMPLIVASGQLGLIPNQDFDGAVAAARQTAEECGFSTPTADNPAKQLALSLHGKIAALYGAGNWQFAIAQRWRGQINENAKEMALTHQFPELCHNEILGWEGASSQGVAAWESVVLMGGDEGERLKKRIESTCRLIGNAAHFHFIAAHGSSRLAQMLSLAHFGDWLSLYLAALGDRDPGQMKAIDALKDELSRLG is encoded by the coding sequence ATGCCCGACCTCGACGACTTGGGCTTTTTGACCCGCCATGACCCGATGGACATGGCGGGTCTCACTTTGGGGTTTGCCGACCAATGCGCAAGGGCGGTGCAAATCGCCCAAGATGCCCCACTCCCAAAAGCGTTTGCCACCCCCGACCATGCCTTGGTCACGGGACTGGGCGGGAGTGCCGCAGGGGGCGACCTTTTGGCCGCCCTTTTTGTTGAGCAGGGCAAAATCCCGCTCTTTGTCAACCGGGATTACACGGTGCCCCACTTTGTCGGCACCGGCTCGCTGGTGTTTGTGTGCAGCTATTCGGGAAACACCGAAGAGACCATTTCAGCCTATTTGGATGCGCGCAAAAAGGGGGCTTCCATCATTGCCGTCACAAGTGGCGGCAAAATCGGGGAGATGGCCCAAGCCGACGGGTTCCCCACCGTGACGGTTCCGGGAGGGCAACCCCCGCGCACTGCCATGGGGTTCATGCTGATGCCTCTCATCGTGGCCAGCGGGCAACTGGGGCTCATCCCCAACCAGGATTTTGATGGGGCAGTCGCCGCTGCCCGGCAAACCGCCGAAGAGTGCGGGTTCAGCACGCCAACCGCTGACAACCCCGCCAAACAGCTTGCGTTGAGCCTGCATGGGAAGATCGCCGCGCTTTATGGGGCTGGAAACTGGCAGTTCGCCATTGCTCAACGCTGGCGAGGGCAGATCAATGAAAACGCCAAGGAAATGGCGTTGACCCACCAATTCCCCGAACTGTGCCACAACGAGATCCTGGGCTGGGAGGGAGCCTCGTCACAAGGGGTGGCGGCGTGGGAATCGGTCGTCTTGATGGGGGGGGACGAAGGTGAGCGCCTGAAAAAGAGGATCGAATCGACATGCAGGCTCATCGGCAATGCGGCGCATTTCCATTTCATCGCCGCCCACGGGTCTTCGCGGCTGGCCCAAATGCTCAGCCTTGCCCACTTCGGCGACTGGCTTTCGCTCTACCTGGCCGCATTGGGTGACCGCGACCCCGGCCAAATGAAAGCCATCGACGCGCT